A single region of the Diadema setosum chromosome 14, eeDiaSeto1, whole genome shotgun sequence genome encodes:
- the LOC140237765 gene encoding transmembrane protein 79-like — MPSANQLVIYFQVSMAICCIVITGYVALPYKLGFPPNLSGGDRLVFAFRCLSFSALPLFFCVNKVGSQRFANMETLGAHPTAPVAPSMTTFVTYQRILQNTLEQTLLHVLAVLGMASCLEVDRLQLVPLLVLLFVVGRTFFFVGYVVKPVLRGFGFSMTFIPSVLGILYSVHNVAWQVYNGQKTP; from the coding sequence ATGCCTTCTGCTAATCAGTTAGTCATCTATTTCCAGGTGTCCATGGCTATATGCTGTATAGTCATCACAGGCTATGTAGCGCTCCCTTACAAACTTGGCTTCCCGCCGAACCTCTCCGGAGGCGATCGTCTGGTCTTCGCATTCCGCTGCCTCTCGTTCTCCGCTCTCCCTCTATTCTTCTGTGTGAACAAAGTAGGCTCTCAGCGATTCGCCAACATGGAAACACTAGGTGCCCATCCCACGGCCCCTGTGGCCCCGTCCATGACAACCTTCGTGACCTACCAGAGGATCCTCCAGAATACCCTGGAGCAAACCCTCCTGCATGTCCTAGCTGTCCTGGGGATGGCCTCTTGTCTGGAGGTTGACCGGCTGCAGTTGGTGCCGCTGCTTGTCTTGCTCTTCGTCGTTGGTCGGACCTTTTTCTTCGTGGGATACGTCGTCAAACCAGTCCTACGGGGATTTGGTTTCTCCATGACCTTCATCCCTTCCGTGCTCGGGATACTTTACTCCGTGCACAACGTTGCCTGGCAAGTCTACAACGGTCAGAAGACGCCATAA